From one Phocoena sinus isolate mPhoSin1 chromosome 6, mPhoSin1.pri, whole genome shotgun sequence genomic stretch:
- the NPR2 gene encoding atrial natriuretic peptide receptor 2 isoform X4 yields the protein MALPSLLLVVAALAGGVRPPGTRNLTLAVVLPEHNLSYAWAWPRVGPAVALAVEALGRALPVDLRFVSSELDGACSEYLAPLRAVDLKLYHDPDLLLGPGCVYPAASVARFASHWRLPLLTAGAVASGFAAKNEHYRTLVRTGPSAPKLVVYICGPLEMLHEILLQAQRENLTNGDYVFFYLDVFGESLHAGPTRSTGRPWQDNRTWEQAEALREAFQMVLVITYREPPNPEYQEFQNRLLIRAREDFGVELAPSLMNLIAGCFYDGILLYAEVLNETIQEGGTREDGLRIVEKMQGRRYHGVTGLVVMDKNNDRETDFVLWAMGDLDSGDFQPAAHYSGAEKQIWWTGRPIPWVKGAPPLDNPPCAFDLDDPSCDKTPLSTLAIVALGTGITFIMFGVSSFLIFRPYRKLMLEKELASMLWRIRWEELQFGNSERYHKGAGSRLTLSLRGSSYGSLMTAHGKYQIFANTGHFKGNVVAIKHVNKKRIELTRQVLFELKHMRDVQFNHLTRFIGACIDPPNICIVTEYCPRGSLQDILENDSINLDWMFRYSLINDLVKGMAFLHNSIIASHGSLKSSNCVVDSRFVLKITDYGLASFRSTAEPDDNHALYAKKLWTAPELLSGNPLPTTGMQKADVYSFGIILQEIALRSGPFYLEGLDLSPKEIVQKVRNGQRPYFRPSIDRTQLNEELVLLMERCWAQDAAERPDFGQIKGFIRRFNKEGGTSILDNLLLRMEQYANNLEKLVEERTQAYLEEKRKAEALLYQILPHSVAEQLKRGETVQAEAFDSVTIYFSDIVGFTALSAESTPMQVVTLLNDLYTCFDAIIDNFDVYKVETIGDAYMVVSGLPGRNGQRHAPEIARMALALLDAVSSFRIRHRPHDQLRLRIGVHTGPVCAGVVGLKMPRYCLFGDTVNTASRMESNGQALKIHVSSTTKDALDELGCFRLELRGDVEMKGKGKMRTYWLLGEQKGPAGLL from the exons ATGGCACTGCCATCACTCCTGCTGGTGGTGGCGGCCCTGGCAGGTGGGGTGCGTCCTCCAGGGACGCGGAACCTGACGCTGGCGGTGGTGCTGCCAGAACACAACCTGAGCTATGCCTGGGCCTGGCCACGGGTGGGTCCCGCTGTGGCACTCGCTGTGGAGGCGCTGGGCCGGGCGCTGCCCGTGGACCTACGGTTCGTCAGCTCTGAACTAGATGGCGCCTGCTCTGAGTACCTGGCCCCGCTGCGCGCTGTGGACCTCAAGCTCTACCACGATCCCGACCTTCTGTTGGGCCCCGGTTGCGTGTACCCCGCTGCCTCTGTGGCCCGCTTTGCCTCACATTGGCGCCTTCCCCTGCTGACTGCGGGTGCTGTGGCCTCTGGTTTTGCGGCTAAGAATGAGCATTATCGTACTCTGGTGCGCACTGGTCCCTCTGCTCCCAAGCTGG TTGTGTATATCTGCGGCCCTCTGGAGATGCTGCATGAGATCCTGCTTCAGGCCCAGAGGGAGAACCTGACCAACGGAGATTATGTCTTCTTTTACCTGGATGTCTTTGGGGAGAGTCTCCATGCAGGCCCCACGCGCTCCACAGGCCGGCCGTGGCAGGACAATCGCACCTGGGAACAGGCCGAGGCCCTCAGAGAAGCTTTTCAG ATGGTATTGGTCATCACATACCGAGAACCCCCGAATCCTGAGTATCAGGAATTCCAGAATCGTCTTCTGATAAGAGCTCGGGAAGACTTTGGTGTGGAGCTGGCCCCTTCCCTC ATGAACCTCATTGCTGGCTGCTTCTACGATGGGATCCTGCTATATGCTGAAGTCCTGAATGAGACAATACAGGAAGGAGGCACCCGGGAAGATGGACTTCGAATTgtcgagaagatgcaaggaaGAAGATACCATG GTGTAACTGGACTGGTTGTTATGGACAAGAACAATGACCGGGAGACTGATTTTGTCCTGTGGGCCATGGGAGACCTGGATTCTGGGGACTTTCAG CCTGCAGCCCACTACTCGGGAGCCGAAAAGCAGATTTGGTGGACAGGACGGCCCATCCCCTGGGTGAAGGGGGCCCCCCCCTTGGACAATCCCCCCTGTGCCTTTGACTTGGACGACCCATCCTGTGATAAAA CCCCACTTTCCACTCTGGCAATCGTGGCGCTGGGCACAGGAATCACCTTCATCATGTTTGGCGTTTCCAGCTTCCTCATTTTCCG TCCTTACAGAAAACTGATGCTGGAGAAAGAGCTGGCTAGCATGTTGTGGCGCATTCGCTGGGAGGAGCTGCAATTTGGCAATTCAGAGCGATACCATAAAGGTGCAGGCAGTCGTCTCACACTGTCGCTG CGGGGATCCAGTTACGGCTCGCTCATGACAGCCCATGGGAAATACCAGATCTTTGCCAACACCGGTCACTTCAAG GGAAATGTTGTTGCCATCAAACATGTGAATAAGAAGCGCATTGAGCTGACCCGGCAGGTTCTGTTTGAACTCAAACAT atgaGAGATGTTCAGTTCAACCATCTCACTCGCTTCATTGGCGCCTGCATAGACCCTCCCAACATTTGCATCGTCACCGAGTATTGTCCTCGTGGGAGTTTACAG GATATTCTGGAAAATGATAGCATCAACTTGGATTGGATGTTTCGTTACTCACTCATTAATGACCTCGTTAAG GGCATGGCCTTTCTCCATAACAGCATTATTGCATCCCATGGGAGTCTCAAGTCCTCCAACTGTGTGGTGGATAGTCGTTTTGTGCTCAAAATCACAGACTATGGCCTGGCCAGCTTCCGATCAACTGCTGAACCTGATGACAACCACGCCCTCTATGCCA AGAAGCTGTGGACTGCCCCAGAACTGCTCAGTGGGAACCCCTTGCCAACCACAGGCATGCAGAAGGCCGATGTCTATAGCTTTGGGATCATCTTACAGGAGATAGCCCTTCGCAGTGGTCCTTTCTACTTGGAGGGCCTGGACCTCAGCCCCAAAG AGATTGTCCAGAAGGTCCGAAATGGTCAGCGGCCTTATTTCCGGCCGAGCATCGACCGGACCCAACTGAACGAAGAGCTGGTTTTGCTGATGGAGCGGTGTTGGGCCCAGGACGCAGCTGAGCGACCAGACTTTGGACAGATTAAGGGCTTCATTCGCCGCTTTAACAA GGAGGGTGGCACCAGCATACTGGACAACCTCCTATTGCGCATGGAACAGTATGCCAACAACCTGGAGAAGCTGGTGGAGGAACGCACACAGGCCTACCTGGAGGAGAAACGCAAGGCTGAGGCTCTGCTCTACCAAATTCTACCCCA TTCAGTGGCAGAGCAGTTAAAACGGGGAGAGACCGTACAGGCCGAGGCCTTTGACAGCGTTACCATCTACTTCAGTGACATCGTTGGCTTCACAGCTTTGTCAGCAGAGAGCACCCCCATGCAG GTGGTGACACTTCTTAATGATCTGTATACCTGCTTTGATGCCATAATTGACAACTTTGACGTCTACAAG GTAGAGACGATTGGAGATGCCTACATGGTGGTATCTGGTCTCCCAGGCAGAAATGGTCAGCGCCATGCCCCGGAAATTGCTCGTATGGCCCTGGCATTACTGGATGCGGTTTCTTCCTTCCGCATCCGCCACCGACCCCATGACCAGCTGAGGCTACGCATAGGGGTCCACACGG GGCCCGTCTGTGCTGGGGTCGTTGGCCTGAAGATGCCCCGCTACTGTCTTTTTGGAGACACAGTGAACACTGCTTCCCGAATGGAGTCTAATGGTCAAG cCCTTAAGATTCATGTCTCCTCTACCACCAAGGATGCCCTGGATGAGCTAGGATGCTTCCGGCTAGAGCTTCGAGGGGATGTGGAGATGAAG ggaaaaggaaagatgCGAACTTACTGGCTCCTAGGAGAGCAGAAAGGACCTGCTGGGCTCCTGTAA
- the NPR2 gene encoding atrial natriuretic peptide receptor 2 isoform X2, with protein MALPSLLLVVAALAGGVRPPGTRNLTLAVVLPEHNLSYAWAWPRVGPAVALAVEALGRALPVDLRFVSSELDGACSEYLAPLRAVDLKLYHDPDLLLGPGCVYPAASVARFASHWRLPLLTAGAVASGFAAKNEHYRTLVRTGPSAPKLGEFVVTLHGHFNWTARAALLYLDARTDDRPHYFTIEGVFEALQGSNLSVQHQVYAREPGGPEQATHFIRANGRIVYICGPLEMLHEILLQAQRENLTNGDYVFFYLDVFGESLHAGPTRSTGRPWQDNRTWEQAEALREAFQMVLVITYREPPNPEYQEFQNRLLIRAREDFGVELAPSLMNLIAGCFYDGILLYAEVLNETIQEGGTREDGLRIVEKMQGRRYHGVTGLVVMDKNNDRETDFVLWAMGDLDSGDFQPAAHYSGAEKQIWWTGRPIPWVKGAPPLDNPPCAFDLDDPSCDKTPLSTLAIVALGTGITFIMFGVSSFLIFRKLMLEKELASMLWRIRWEELQFGNSERYHKGAGSRLTLSLRGSSYGSLMTAHGKYQIFANTGHFKGNVVAIKHVNKKRIELTRQVLFELKHMRDVQFNHLTRFIGACIDPPNICIVTEYCPRGSLQDILENDSINLDWMFRYSLINDLVKGMAFLHNSIIASHGSLKSSNCVVDSRFVLKITDYGLASFRSTAEPDDNHALYAKKLWTAPELLSGNPLPTTGMQKADVYSFGIILQEIALRSGPFYLEGLDLSPKEIVQKVRNGQRPYFRPSIDRTQLNEELVLLMERCWAQDAAERPDFGQIKGFIRRFNKEGGTSILDNLLLRMEQYANNLEKLVEERTQAYLEEKRKAEALLYQILPHSVAEQLKRGETVQAEAFDSVTIYFSDIVGFTALSAESTPMQVVTLLNDLYTCFDAIIDNFDVYKVETIGDAYMVVSGLPGRNGQRHAPEIARMALALLDAVSSFRIRHRPHDQLRLRIGVHTGPVCAGVVGLKMPRYCLFGDTVNTASRMESNGQALKIHVSSTTKDALDELGCFRLELRGDVEMKGKGKMRTYWLLGEQKGPAGLL; from the exons ATGGCACTGCCATCACTCCTGCTGGTGGTGGCGGCCCTGGCAGGTGGGGTGCGTCCTCCAGGGACGCGGAACCTGACGCTGGCGGTGGTGCTGCCAGAACACAACCTGAGCTATGCCTGGGCCTGGCCACGGGTGGGTCCCGCTGTGGCACTCGCTGTGGAGGCGCTGGGCCGGGCGCTGCCCGTGGACCTACGGTTCGTCAGCTCTGAACTAGATGGCGCCTGCTCTGAGTACCTGGCCCCGCTGCGCGCTGTGGACCTCAAGCTCTACCACGATCCCGACCTTCTGTTGGGCCCCGGTTGCGTGTACCCCGCTGCCTCTGTGGCCCGCTTTGCCTCACATTGGCGCCTTCCCCTGCTGACTGCGGGTGCTGTGGCCTCTGGTTTTGCGGCTAAGAATGAGCATTATCGTACTCTGGTGCGCACTGGTCCCTCTGCTCCCAAGCTGGGTGAGTTTGTAGTGACGCTACATGGGCACTTCAATTGGACTGCCCGTGCTGCCTTGCTGTATCTGGATGCTCGCACAGATGACCGGCCTCACTACTTCACCATCGAGGGCGTCTTTGAGGCCCTGCAGGGCAGCAACCTCAGTGTGCAGCACCAGGTGTATGCCCGTGAGCCGGGGGGCCCTGAGCAGGCCACCCACTTCATCCGGGCCAACGGGCGCA TTGTGTATATCTGCGGCCCTCTGGAGATGCTGCATGAGATCCTGCTTCAGGCCCAGAGGGAGAACCTGACCAACGGAGATTATGTCTTCTTTTACCTGGATGTCTTTGGGGAGAGTCTCCATGCAGGCCCCACGCGCTCCACAGGCCGGCCGTGGCAGGACAATCGCACCTGGGAACAGGCCGAGGCCCTCAGAGAAGCTTTTCAG ATGGTATTGGTCATCACATACCGAGAACCCCCGAATCCTGAGTATCAGGAATTCCAGAATCGTCTTCTGATAAGAGCTCGGGAAGACTTTGGTGTGGAGCTGGCCCCTTCCCTC ATGAACCTCATTGCTGGCTGCTTCTACGATGGGATCCTGCTATATGCTGAAGTCCTGAATGAGACAATACAGGAAGGAGGCACCCGGGAAGATGGACTTCGAATTgtcgagaagatgcaaggaaGAAGATACCATG GTGTAACTGGACTGGTTGTTATGGACAAGAACAATGACCGGGAGACTGATTTTGTCCTGTGGGCCATGGGAGACCTGGATTCTGGGGACTTTCAG CCTGCAGCCCACTACTCGGGAGCCGAAAAGCAGATTTGGTGGACAGGACGGCCCATCCCCTGGGTGAAGGGGGCCCCCCCCTTGGACAATCCCCCCTGTGCCTTTGACTTGGACGACCCATCCTGTGATAAAA CCCCACTTTCCACTCTGGCAATCGTGGCGCTGGGCACAGGAATCACCTTCATCATGTTTGGCGTTTCCAGCTTCCTCATTTTCCG AAAACTGATGCTGGAGAAAGAGCTGGCTAGCATGTTGTGGCGCATTCGCTGGGAGGAGCTGCAATTTGGCAATTCAGAGCGATACCATAAAGGTGCAGGCAGTCGTCTCACACTGTCGCTG CGGGGATCCAGTTACGGCTCGCTCATGACAGCCCATGGGAAATACCAGATCTTTGCCAACACCGGTCACTTCAAG GGAAATGTTGTTGCCATCAAACATGTGAATAAGAAGCGCATTGAGCTGACCCGGCAGGTTCTGTTTGAACTCAAACAT atgaGAGATGTTCAGTTCAACCATCTCACTCGCTTCATTGGCGCCTGCATAGACCCTCCCAACATTTGCATCGTCACCGAGTATTGTCCTCGTGGGAGTTTACAG GATATTCTGGAAAATGATAGCATCAACTTGGATTGGATGTTTCGTTACTCACTCATTAATGACCTCGTTAAG GGCATGGCCTTTCTCCATAACAGCATTATTGCATCCCATGGGAGTCTCAAGTCCTCCAACTGTGTGGTGGATAGTCGTTTTGTGCTCAAAATCACAGACTATGGCCTGGCCAGCTTCCGATCAACTGCTGAACCTGATGACAACCACGCCCTCTATGCCA AGAAGCTGTGGACTGCCCCAGAACTGCTCAGTGGGAACCCCTTGCCAACCACAGGCATGCAGAAGGCCGATGTCTATAGCTTTGGGATCATCTTACAGGAGATAGCCCTTCGCAGTGGTCCTTTCTACTTGGAGGGCCTGGACCTCAGCCCCAAAG AGATTGTCCAGAAGGTCCGAAATGGTCAGCGGCCTTATTTCCGGCCGAGCATCGACCGGACCCAACTGAACGAAGAGCTGGTTTTGCTGATGGAGCGGTGTTGGGCCCAGGACGCAGCTGAGCGACCAGACTTTGGACAGATTAAGGGCTTCATTCGCCGCTTTAACAA GGAGGGTGGCACCAGCATACTGGACAACCTCCTATTGCGCATGGAACAGTATGCCAACAACCTGGAGAAGCTGGTGGAGGAACGCACACAGGCCTACCTGGAGGAGAAACGCAAGGCTGAGGCTCTGCTCTACCAAATTCTACCCCA TTCAGTGGCAGAGCAGTTAAAACGGGGAGAGACCGTACAGGCCGAGGCCTTTGACAGCGTTACCATCTACTTCAGTGACATCGTTGGCTTCACAGCTTTGTCAGCAGAGAGCACCCCCATGCAG GTGGTGACACTTCTTAATGATCTGTATACCTGCTTTGATGCCATAATTGACAACTTTGACGTCTACAAG GTAGAGACGATTGGAGATGCCTACATGGTGGTATCTGGTCTCCCAGGCAGAAATGGTCAGCGCCATGCCCCGGAAATTGCTCGTATGGCCCTGGCATTACTGGATGCGGTTTCTTCCTTCCGCATCCGCCACCGACCCCATGACCAGCTGAGGCTACGCATAGGGGTCCACACGG GGCCCGTCTGTGCTGGGGTCGTTGGCCTGAAGATGCCCCGCTACTGTCTTTTTGGAGACACAGTGAACACTGCTTCCCGAATGGAGTCTAATGGTCAAG cCCTTAAGATTCATGTCTCCTCTACCACCAAGGATGCCCTGGATGAGCTAGGATGCTTCCGGCTAGAGCTTCGAGGGGATGTGGAGATGAAG ggaaaaggaaagatgCGAACTTACTGGCTCCTAGGAGAGCAGAAAGGACCTGCTGGGCTCCTGTAA
- the NPR2 gene encoding atrial natriuretic peptide receptor 2 isoform X1 encodes MALPSLLLVVAALAGGVRPPGTRNLTLAVVLPEHNLSYAWAWPRVGPAVALAVEALGRALPVDLRFVSSELDGACSEYLAPLRAVDLKLYHDPDLLLGPGCVYPAASVARFASHWRLPLLTAGAVASGFAAKNEHYRTLVRTGPSAPKLGEFVVTLHGHFNWTARAALLYLDARTDDRPHYFTIEGVFEALQGSNLSVQHQVYAREPGGPEQATHFIRANGRIVYICGPLEMLHEILLQAQRENLTNGDYVFFYLDVFGESLHAGPTRSTGRPWQDNRTWEQAEALREAFQMVLVITYREPPNPEYQEFQNRLLIRAREDFGVELAPSLMNLIAGCFYDGILLYAEVLNETIQEGGTREDGLRIVEKMQGRRYHGVTGLVVMDKNNDRETDFVLWAMGDLDSGDFQPAAHYSGAEKQIWWTGRPIPWVKGAPPLDNPPCAFDLDDPSCDKTPLSTLAIVALGTGITFIMFGVSSFLIFRPYRKLMLEKELASMLWRIRWEELQFGNSERYHKGAGSRLTLSLRGSSYGSLMTAHGKYQIFANTGHFKGNVVAIKHVNKKRIELTRQVLFELKHMRDVQFNHLTRFIGACIDPPNICIVTEYCPRGSLQDILENDSINLDWMFRYSLINDLVKGMAFLHNSIIASHGSLKSSNCVVDSRFVLKITDYGLASFRSTAEPDDNHALYAKKLWTAPELLSGNPLPTTGMQKADVYSFGIILQEIALRSGPFYLEGLDLSPKEIVQKVRNGQRPYFRPSIDRTQLNEELVLLMERCWAQDAAERPDFGQIKGFIRRFNKEGGTSILDNLLLRMEQYANNLEKLVEERTQAYLEEKRKAEALLYQILPHSVAEQLKRGETVQAEAFDSVTIYFSDIVGFTALSAESTPMQVVTLLNDLYTCFDAIIDNFDVYKVETIGDAYMVVSGLPGRNGQRHAPEIARMALALLDAVSSFRIRHRPHDQLRLRIGVHTGPVCAGVVGLKMPRYCLFGDTVNTASRMESNGQALKIHVSSTTKDALDELGCFRLELRGDVEMKGKGKMRTYWLLGEQKGPAGLL; translated from the exons ATGGCACTGCCATCACTCCTGCTGGTGGTGGCGGCCCTGGCAGGTGGGGTGCGTCCTCCAGGGACGCGGAACCTGACGCTGGCGGTGGTGCTGCCAGAACACAACCTGAGCTATGCCTGGGCCTGGCCACGGGTGGGTCCCGCTGTGGCACTCGCTGTGGAGGCGCTGGGCCGGGCGCTGCCCGTGGACCTACGGTTCGTCAGCTCTGAACTAGATGGCGCCTGCTCTGAGTACCTGGCCCCGCTGCGCGCTGTGGACCTCAAGCTCTACCACGATCCCGACCTTCTGTTGGGCCCCGGTTGCGTGTACCCCGCTGCCTCTGTGGCCCGCTTTGCCTCACATTGGCGCCTTCCCCTGCTGACTGCGGGTGCTGTGGCCTCTGGTTTTGCGGCTAAGAATGAGCATTATCGTACTCTGGTGCGCACTGGTCCCTCTGCTCCCAAGCTGGGTGAGTTTGTAGTGACGCTACATGGGCACTTCAATTGGACTGCCCGTGCTGCCTTGCTGTATCTGGATGCTCGCACAGATGACCGGCCTCACTACTTCACCATCGAGGGCGTCTTTGAGGCCCTGCAGGGCAGCAACCTCAGTGTGCAGCACCAGGTGTATGCCCGTGAGCCGGGGGGCCCTGAGCAGGCCACCCACTTCATCCGGGCCAACGGGCGCA TTGTGTATATCTGCGGCCCTCTGGAGATGCTGCATGAGATCCTGCTTCAGGCCCAGAGGGAGAACCTGACCAACGGAGATTATGTCTTCTTTTACCTGGATGTCTTTGGGGAGAGTCTCCATGCAGGCCCCACGCGCTCCACAGGCCGGCCGTGGCAGGACAATCGCACCTGGGAACAGGCCGAGGCCCTCAGAGAAGCTTTTCAG ATGGTATTGGTCATCACATACCGAGAACCCCCGAATCCTGAGTATCAGGAATTCCAGAATCGTCTTCTGATAAGAGCTCGGGAAGACTTTGGTGTGGAGCTGGCCCCTTCCCTC ATGAACCTCATTGCTGGCTGCTTCTACGATGGGATCCTGCTATATGCTGAAGTCCTGAATGAGACAATACAGGAAGGAGGCACCCGGGAAGATGGACTTCGAATTgtcgagaagatgcaaggaaGAAGATACCATG GTGTAACTGGACTGGTTGTTATGGACAAGAACAATGACCGGGAGACTGATTTTGTCCTGTGGGCCATGGGAGACCTGGATTCTGGGGACTTTCAG CCTGCAGCCCACTACTCGGGAGCCGAAAAGCAGATTTGGTGGACAGGACGGCCCATCCCCTGGGTGAAGGGGGCCCCCCCCTTGGACAATCCCCCCTGTGCCTTTGACTTGGACGACCCATCCTGTGATAAAA CCCCACTTTCCACTCTGGCAATCGTGGCGCTGGGCACAGGAATCACCTTCATCATGTTTGGCGTTTCCAGCTTCCTCATTTTCCG TCCTTACAGAAAACTGATGCTGGAGAAAGAGCTGGCTAGCATGTTGTGGCGCATTCGCTGGGAGGAGCTGCAATTTGGCAATTCAGAGCGATACCATAAAGGTGCAGGCAGTCGTCTCACACTGTCGCTG CGGGGATCCAGTTACGGCTCGCTCATGACAGCCCATGGGAAATACCAGATCTTTGCCAACACCGGTCACTTCAAG GGAAATGTTGTTGCCATCAAACATGTGAATAAGAAGCGCATTGAGCTGACCCGGCAGGTTCTGTTTGAACTCAAACAT atgaGAGATGTTCAGTTCAACCATCTCACTCGCTTCATTGGCGCCTGCATAGACCCTCCCAACATTTGCATCGTCACCGAGTATTGTCCTCGTGGGAGTTTACAG GATATTCTGGAAAATGATAGCATCAACTTGGATTGGATGTTTCGTTACTCACTCATTAATGACCTCGTTAAG GGCATGGCCTTTCTCCATAACAGCATTATTGCATCCCATGGGAGTCTCAAGTCCTCCAACTGTGTGGTGGATAGTCGTTTTGTGCTCAAAATCACAGACTATGGCCTGGCCAGCTTCCGATCAACTGCTGAACCTGATGACAACCACGCCCTCTATGCCA AGAAGCTGTGGACTGCCCCAGAACTGCTCAGTGGGAACCCCTTGCCAACCACAGGCATGCAGAAGGCCGATGTCTATAGCTTTGGGATCATCTTACAGGAGATAGCCCTTCGCAGTGGTCCTTTCTACTTGGAGGGCCTGGACCTCAGCCCCAAAG AGATTGTCCAGAAGGTCCGAAATGGTCAGCGGCCTTATTTCCGGCCGAGCATCGACCGGACCCAACTGAACGAAGAGCTGGTTTTGCTGATGGAGCGGTGTTGGGCCCAGGACGCAGCTGAGCGACCAGACTTTGGACAGATTAAGGGCTTCATTCGCCGCTTTAACAA GGAGGGTGGCACCAGCATACTGGACAACCTCCTATTGCGCATGGAACAGTATGCCAACAACCTGGAGAAGCTGGTGGAGGAACGCACACAGGCCTACCTGGAGGAGAAACGCAAGGCTGAGGCTCTGCTCTACCAAATTCTACCCCA TTCAGTGGCAGAGCAGTTAAAACGGGGAGAGACCGTACAGGCCGAGGCCTTTGACAGCGTTACCATCTACTTCAGTGACATCGTTGGCTTCACAGCTTTGTCAGCAGAGAGCACCCCCATGCAG GTGGTGACACTTCTTAATGATCTGTATACCTGCTTTGATGCCATAATTGACAACTTTGACGTCTACAAG GTAGAGACGATTGGAGATGCCTACATGGTGGTATCTGGTCTCCCAGGCAGAAATGGTCAGCGCCATGCCCCGGAAATTGCTCGTATGGCCCTGGCATTACTGGATGCGGTTTCTTCCTTCCGCATCCGCCACCGACCCCATGACCAGCTGAGGCTACGCATAGGGGTCCACACGG GGCCCGTCTGTGCTGGGGTCGTTGGCCTGAAGATGCCCCGCTACTGTCTTTTTGGAGACACAGTGAACACTGCTTCCCGAATGGAGTCTAATGGTCAAG cCCTTAAGATTCATGTCTCCTCTACCACCAAGGATGCCCTGGATGAGCTAGGATGCTTCCGGCTAGAGCTTCGAGGGGATGTGGAGATGAAG ggaaaaggaaagatgCGAACTTACTGGCTCCTAGGAGAGCAGAAAGGACCTGCTGGGCTCCTGTAA